In a genomic window of Pseudomonas mohnii:
- a CDS encoding AI-2E family transporter: LGLLSKLAGIGMGFLIFIFALIIAGIFMAYGEAGSRSAVQIASRISGPDRGPSIAALCTATIRAVALGVVGIAFIQMLLVGLGFVFKGVPAAGLLALGVLLLGIMQLPATLITIPVIVYVFATEGPNTGTIVFAIYVFVAGLVDNVLKPLMLGRGVDVPMPVILIGALGGMVTSGILGLFIGPVVLAVGYQLFWQWVEDRPQDENQPLL, translated from the coding sequence CTGGGGCTGCTGAGTAAACTGGCCGGAATCGGCATGGGCTTTCTCATTTTCATCTTTGCGCTGATCATCGCCGGCATCTTCATGGCCTACGGCGAAGCCGGCAGCCGTAGCGCGGTCCAGATCGCCTCGCGCATCAGCGGCCCGGACCGGGGCCCGAGTATCGCGGCGCTGTGCACCGCAACGATCCGTGCCGTGGCGCTCGGGGTGGTCGGCATCGCCTTCATCCAGATGTTGCTGGTGGGCCTGGGGTTTGTCTTCAAGGGCGTGCCCGCTGCCGGGTTGCTGGCATTGGGTGTGTTGTTACTGGGCATCATGCAGCTGCCGGCGACACTGATCACCATCCCGGTCATCGTTTATGTGTTCGCCACTGAAGGCCCCAATACCGGCACCATCGTATTCGCCATTTATGTGTTCGTTGCGGGGCTGGTGGACAACGTACTCAAACCCTTGATGCTGGGGCGCGGTGTGGACGTGCCGATGCCGGTGATACTGATTGGTGCCTTGGGCGGCATGGTCACCAGCGGCATCCTCGGCTTGTTCATCGGCCCGGTGGTGCTTGCGGTCGGCTATCAGTTGTTCTGGCAGTGGGTGGAAGATCGGCCCCAGGATGAAAATCAGCCATTACTCTGA
- a CDS encoding mechanosensitive ion channel family protein, protein MRIRGLTVVIAIFCLLSPVHLWAEDAPKAPDASAELKVANRSVMVFRATVLGEPPQSRVKRAGAVIREALDEADDLNVRIDPIQNSYLVLLGNRRAFIVSPKDVDSLGTASVLETAEQAAQNLRQVVAETQEARSLRLILRALIAVTLATTLYFALLWGMVYLRLKLLKKLPELMHRHTKALSVGRVQLIDANFLYPLVSRVLWFLRWLVVLLLTYEWLGFVLSRFPYTRPWGESLNNYLLEVATYLFQSIISAIPGLGVALMIFFIARGVSAFSKRVLRRMAGPGILNWLNEETLQPTTRLMSLAIWLFALAMAYPYLPGAGTDAFKGLSVLLGLMISLGATSVVGQAASGLILTYTRTLRPGEFVRIGEYEGTVTELGMFTTRIRTGLGEVLTLPNSMITNSVTKNYSRIVQGAGYVVDTVVTIGYDTPWRQVEAMLLEAARRTAGILAVPTPQVFQTALSDFYPEYRLVAQAIPSQPRPRAELLSMLHANIQDVFNEYGVQIMSPHYLGDPRQEKWVPREKWYSAPAQEPKER, encoded by the coding sequence ATGCGCATCAGGGGACTCACCGTCGTCATCGCCATTTTCTGTTTATTGAGCCCGGTGCATCTGTGGGCCGAGGACGCACCCAAGGCCCCGGACGCGTCCGCCGAACTCAAAGTGGCCAACCGCAGTGTCATGGTGTTCCGTGCCACGGTACTCGGAGAACCGCCGCAATCGCGGGTCAAGCGTGCTGGCGCAGTGATCCGCGAAGCGCTGGATGAAGCCGACGATCTCAACGTCCGCATCGATCCGATCCAGAACAGTTACCTGGTGCTGTTGGGCAACCGGCGCGCGTTCATTGTCTCACCCAAAGACGTCGACAGCCTGGGCACTGCGTCAGTTCTGGAGACCGCCGAGCAAGCGGCGCAGAACCTGCGTCAGGTAGTCGCTGAAACCCAGGAAGCACGCAGCCTGCGGCTGATTCTCAGGGCGTTGATCGCCGTCACGCTGGCCACCACCCTTTATTTCGCGCTGCTGTGGGGCATGGTTTACCTGCGGCTCAAATTGTTGAAAAAACTCCCGGAGTTGATGCATCGGCACACCAAGGCGTTGAGCGTGGGGCGCGTGCAGCTCATCGATGCCAATTTCCTCTACCCGCTGGTCAGCCGTGTGCTGTGGTTTCTGCGCTGGTTGGTGGTGTTGCTGTTGACCTACGAGTGGCTGGGATTTGTCCTGTCGCGTTTTCCCTACACCCGGCCGTGGGGCGAAAGCCTCAATAACTACCTGCTGGAGGTCGCGACCTACCTGTTCCAAAGCATTATCAGCGCGATTCCCGGGCTGGGCGTGGCCCTGATGATTTTCTTCATCGCCCGGGGCGTCAGCGCATTCAGCAAGCGAGTGTTGCGGCGCATGGCCGGCCCCGGCATCTTGAATTGGCTGAATGAGGAAACCCTGCAGCCGACCACCCGGCTGATGTCCCTGGCGATCTGGTTGTTTGCGTTGGCCATGGCCTATCCGTACTTGCCGGGGGCGGGCACCGATGCATTCAAGGGTTTGTCGGTGCTGCTCGGCCTGATGATTTCCCTGGGCGCCACCAGTGTGGTTGGCCAGGCGGCGTCGGGGCTGATTCTGACCTACACACGCACCCTGCGACCGGGGGAGTTCGTGCGCATCGGCGAATACGAAGGCACGGTGACCGAACTGGGCATGTTCACCACGCGCATCCGGACCGGCCTGGGTGAGGTGCTGACCTTGCCCAACTCGATGATCACCAACTCGGTGACCAAGAACTATTCGCGGATCGTGCAGGGCGCCGGTTATGTGGTCGATACAGTGGTGACCATCGGCTACGACACGCCGTGGCGGCAGGTCGAAGCCATGCTGCTGGAGGCCGCCAGACGCACCGCCGGGATTCTCGCAGTGCCGACGCCCCAAGTGTTTCAGACCGCTTTGTCGGATTTCTACCCGGAGTATCGCCTCGTGGCCCAGGCTATCCCCAGCCAGCCGCGCCCGCGTGCCGAATTGCTCAGCATGCTGCACGCCAATATCCAGGATGTGTTCAACGAGTACGGCGTGCAAATCATGTCGCCGCACTACCTTGGCGACCCGCGACAAGAGAAGTGGGTGCCGAGGGAGAAATGGTATTCGGCCCCTGCCCAGGAACCGAAGGAACGTTGA
- a CDS encoding MFS transporter, which produces MTTRDKAKWLRFLILILGGGTIYKLASLKDAFYVPMQEFMGLSHTEIGLLLSANAIIATALFVVGGMLADRFDTRKLIPLGLLGTGSLGLYLATFPPFSNLLIVFCLLAVCADCIFWPSLLKAIRNLGDDNEQGRLFGLLEGGRGVIDTVVAFSALGVFVAMGSGEAGLKSAILFYSVIDMIAGTLTWFLLKGGTPQAAAKAKNGWSNLLEAVKVPGIWLVSLNVFMVYIVYCGLTYFIPYLKEMYGLPVALVGAYGIMNQYFLKILGGPAGGFIADKQFKSTSRYLKWAFLALLPLMGVILLIPKSPSFIYAGMAATLSFALIVFSMRGVFWAPMGEVGIPQHITGSAFGIGCLIGYAPGMFAYVIYGTLLDHFPGQQGYNYVFSLMSVLAIVGFMVSTLLYRTVQKKSPACAGVAVPQG; this is translated from the coding sequence ATGACAACTCGTGACAAGGCCAAATGGCTCAGATTCCTGATTCTCATCCTCGGTGGCGGCACCATCTACAAGCTGGCCAGCCTCAAGGATGCCTTCTATGTGCCCATGCAAGAGTTCATGGGCTTGAGCCACACTGAAATCGGCTTGTTGTTGAGCGCCAATGCCATCATTGCCACGGCGCTGTTTGTCGTGGGCGGCATGCTTGCCGACCGATTCGACACACGCAAGTTGATTCCCCTGGGGCTGCTGGGCACCGGCAGCCTTGGTCTGTACCTGGCCACCTTTCCTCCGTTCAGCAACCTGCTGATCGTGTTCTGTCTGCTGGCGGTCTGCGCCGATTGCATCTTCTGGCCATCGCTGCTCAAGGCGATCCGCAACCTTGGCGACGACAACGAACAGGGACGGCTATTCGGCCTTCTGGAAGGCGGGCGTGGCGTGATTGATACCGTGGTCGCCTTCTCCGCGCTGGGCGTGTTTGTCGCGATGGGCTCCGGTGAGGCCGGCCTGAAGTCGGCCATCCTCTTCTATTCGGTCATCGACATGATTGCCGGAACCCTGACCTGGTTCCTGCTCAAGGGCGGCACCCCACAGGCAGCCGCCAAGGCGAAGAACGGTTGGTCGAACCTGCTTGAAGCGGTCAAGGTACCGGGCATCTGGCTGGTCAGCCTCAACGTGTTCATGGTCTATATCGTCTACTGCGGGCTGACCTATTTCATTCCCTACCTCAAGGAGATGTATGGACTGCCGGTGGCACTGGTGGGCGCCTACGGCATCATGAATCAGTACTTCCTCAAGATCCTTGGCGGACCTGCCGGTGGCTTCATCGCGGACAAGCAGTTCAAGAGCACCAGTCGTTACTTGAAATGGGCATTCCTGGCCTTGTTGCCGCTGATGGGCGTGATCCTGCTGATCCCGAAAAGCCCGAGCTTCATCTACGCGGGCATGGCTGCCACGCTGTCTTTCGCACTGATTGTGTTTTCCATGCGCGGCGTGTTCTGGGCGCCCATGGGTGAAGTCGGCATCCCTCAGCACATCACGGGCTCGGCCTTCGGCATCGGTTGTCTGATCGGTTATGCGCCAGGCATGTTCGCTTATGTGATCTACGGCACCCTGCTTGATCATTTCCCTGGTCAGCAGGGCTACAACTATGTCTTCAGCCTGATGAGCGTGTTGGCCATTGTTGGCTTCATGGTGTCCACCCTGCTGTACCGAACCGTGCAGAAAAAATCACCCGCTTGCGCGGGCGTGGCGGTACCTCAAGGGTAA
- a CDS encoding sugar phosphate isomerase/epimerase family protein — MNNKIQERFNALLSHKVDEAATPPALTETLARQLLDRLARLRLFAHAYPLLTNLTHGRVKPADLLDFAYRHELQGLSLHLLDGEENSLSQMTPAQLQAFADKAKSLALDVHLEISSTRKQDVDQVIAIAKALGTRNIRVYSRYEGALSRVMDVIESDLHYLAQQADAHDLFFDFEQHEELKSAEIAQLLNRLDHPRLHALFDFGNMINACEQPLQALRTLGPHIRQVHLKGVRIVPEHNGFGHYGVLQGCDEDDLPNARMLFELLMLGDSTPQVIAFILEQENHYVAPAFRQTNEAADPFIAYREMSETALPAGYSLERMLADEHRWANNQVAYVRGLLAEFRTLAELTLAHGTQA, encoded by the coding sequence ATGAACAATAAGATCCAAGAGCGATTCAATGCCTTGCTCAGCCACAAGGTTGACGAGGCCGCAACCCCGCCCGCACTGACCGAGACACTGGCCCGCCAGTTGCTCGATCGACTGGCCCGACTGCGTCTGTTTGCGCATGCCTACCCCCTGCTGACCAATCTCACCCACGGCCGGGTCAAACCCGCCGATCTGCTGGACTTCGCCTATCGGCACGAATTGCAGGGGCTCAGCCTGCACCTGCTCGATGGCGAGGAAAACAGCCTCAGCCAAATGACGCCCGCGCAATTGCAGGCATTCGCTGACAAGGCCAAGTCGCTGGCGCTCGATGTACACCTGGAAATCAGCAGCACGCGCAAACAAGACGTCGATCAGGTCATCGCCATCGCCAAGGCCCTGGGCACCCGCAACATCCGCGTGTACTCACGTTATGAAGGGGCACTGTCCCGGGTCATGGACGTGATCGAGTCGGACTTGCATTACCTCGCGCAACAGGCGGACGCCCATGACCTGTTCTTTGATTTCGAGCAGCACGAAGAACTCAAGAGCGCCGAGATCGCGCAACTGCTGAACCGACTCGACCACCCTCGCCTGCATGCCTTGTTCGACTTCGGCAACATGATCAATGCCTGCGAACAACCCCTGCAGGCGCTGCGCACCCTCGGGCCGCACATCCGCCAGGTCCATCTCAAGGGGGTGCGCATCGTGCCCGAGCACAACGGCTTCGGCCATTACGGCGTGCTGCAGGGCTGCGACGAGGACGATCTGCCCAACGCCCGCATGTTGTTCGAACTGCTGATGCTGGGCGACTCAACCCCACAAGTGATCGCGTTCATCCTGGAGCAGGAAAACCATTACGTGGCGCCGGCGTTCCGCCAGACCAATGAAGCCGCCGATCCGTTTATCGCCTACCGGGAAATGAGTGAAACAGCGCTGCCGGCGGGCTACTCGCTGGAGCGAATGCTGGCCGACGAACACCGCTGGGCGAACAACCAGGTCGCATACGTACGGGGTTTGCTGGCCGAGTTTCGAACCTTGGCCGAATTGACCCTGGCCCACGGCACCCAAGCCTGA
- a CDS encoding PLP-dependent aminotransferase family protein, whose product MKSPAGLLLSGIELDRASAMPLYRQLYLQIRKQILSGRLQGGVRLPSTRTLSKELDLSRITILNAFDQLIAEGFLASRTGAGTYVGNEWEDRGLTDDQPPPQPPRLSDLSRSMLSMRSRHFQGVSYAGWAAGTPTSFLPSHSAYDAFPQAVWKRLMNRHLHKPTKAMLGYGELQGLTDLRKAIADYVFDARGIDCTAEQVVIVSGAQQAFNLLGMLLLNPQDSVWMEDPGHIAARIALQAQGGLLVPLPVDEQGIDVQQGLARCPDARLVFTTPSRQHPLGVTMSYGRRQELIDWAAAHQSWIIEDDCDSEFRYSGRPLPALYAMDQWARVIYVGTFSKVLFPSLRLGYVILPQALVEPFCTLRAVMDRSPPTLLQAVTADFMGEGHFIGHIRRMRALYQARQQALVEQLQRQLGGFFRITPVEAGMHLIAWLPPQLNDDEIAKELARHNIHTYALSDYCLEHVLPPALLIGFAGTPEDQAQARVEALFQALSKMGCLQQAP is encoded by the coding sequence ATGAAATCCCCCGCCGGTTTGCTGCTGTCGGGCATTGAGCTGGACCGTGCCAGCGCCATGCCCCTGTACCGCCAACTGTATTTGCAGATTCGCAAACAGATTCTCAGCGGGCGACTGCAAGGGGGCGTGCGCCTGCCATCGACCCGCACCTTGAGCAAAGAGCTGGACCTGTCGCGGATCACCATCCTCAATGCATTCGATCAACTGATTGCCGAAGGCTTTCTGGCGTCGCGGACCGGCGCCGGCACCTATGTCGGCAATGAGTGGGAAGACCGAGGCCTGACCGATGATCAGCCGCCACCCCAACCGCCGCGCCTGTCCGATCTGAGCCGCTCGATGCTGTCCATGCGCAGCCGTCATTTCCAGGGGGTGTCCTATGCCGGCTGGGCCGCCGGGACCCCGACCTCCTTCCTGCCGAGCCACAGTGCCTACGACGCGTTCCCACAAGCGGTCTGGAAACGTTTGATGAACCGCCATCTGCATAAGCCCACCAAGGCAATGCTTGGCTATGGCGAGCTGCAGGGTTTAACGGACCTGCGCAAGGCGATTGCCGACTACGTGTTTGATGCCCGTGGCATTGATTGCACTGCCGAGCAGGTGGTGATCGTTTCCGGCGCCCAGCAAGCCTTCAACCTGTTGGGCATGCTGCTGCTCAACCCGCAGGACAGTGTGTGGATGGAAGATCCGGGGCATATCGCGGCGCGCATTGCACTGCAGGCCCAGGGTGGCTTGCTGGTCCCCTTGCCTGTCGATGAACAGGGCATCGATGTCCAGCAAGGCTTGGCCCGCTGTCCTGATGCCCGCCTGGTATTCACCACACCGTCGCGCCAACACCCGCTGGGGGTCACCATGAGTTATGGGCGACGCCAGGAACTCATCGACTGGGCCGCGGCCCATCAAAGCTGGATCATCGAAGACGACTGCGACAGTGAGTTTCGCTACAGCGGCCGCCCGTTGCCTGCGCTCTATGCCATGGATCAGTGGGCCCGGGTCATCTATGTCGGCACCTTCAGCAAGGTGCTCTTCCCATCGCTGCGCCTGGGCTACGTGATCCTGCCGCAGGCCCTGGTCGAACCCTTCTGCACCTTGCGCGCGGTCATGGATCGCAGCCCGCCCACCCTGCTGCAGGCGGTGACAGCTGACTTCATGGGCGAAGGCCACTTCATCGGACATATTCGCCGCATGCGCGCGCTGTACCAGGCTCGGCAACAGGCACTGGTCGAGCAATTGCAGCGGCAATTGGGCGGATTTTTCCGGATCACGCCGGTGGAAGCCGGCATGCATCTGATCGCCTGGCTGCCACCCCAACTGAATGACGATGAGATCGCCAAGGAACTGGCCCGGCACAACATTCATACCTATGCCCTGAGCGACTACTGCCTTGAGCATGTGTTACCCCCTGCCCTGTTGATCGGCTTTGCCGGAACCCCCGAGGACCAGGCGCAAGCGCGCGTCGAAGCGCTGTTTCAGGCCTTGAGCAAAATGGGCTGCCTGCAACAGGCCCCTTGA
- a CDS encoding quinone oxidoreductase family protein, with protein sequence MAKAVRFYETGGPEVLRYEEVEVGDPGPGQVRLRHVAVGLNYADTYFRNGTYPIPLPNGMGVEASGVVQAVGEGVTNVQVGDRVTYTGFLNTLGAYSTERLIPAAPLIKLPETISFETAAAMTMRGLTSSYLMRRIYDFKVGDSILLHAAAGGVGLIVSQWAKLLGLTVIGTVSTEVKGEIARAHGCDHVINYSHEDVAQRVRELTDGVGVNVVFDSVGKNTFMGSLDSLKRRGLMVCVGTASGPIPAFDPVMLAMKGSLFLTRPALADYIADPAEKAALAGELFDHVGNGRIKIEINQHYALQDAVQAHRDLESRKTTGSSIFVI encoded by the coding sequence ATGGCCAAAGCCGTTCGCTTTTACGAAACCGGTGGTCCCGAGGTGCTTCGTTACGAAGAGGTCGAAGTGGGGGACCCGGGCCCGGGCCAGGTTCGTCTTCGTCACGTGGCGGTCGGCCTGAACTATGCCGACACTTACTTTCGCAACGGCACTTACCCGATCCCGCTGCCGAACGGTATGGGGGTCGAAGCGTCCGGCGTGGTCCAGGCCGTTGGCGAAGGGGTGACCAATGTCCAAGTGGGTGATCGCGTCACCTACACCGGGTTTCTCAATACGCTGGGGGCCTACAGCACCGAGCGTCTGATCCCGGCGGCACCGCTGATCAAACTCCCGGAAACCATCAGTTTCGAGACCGCCGCGGCCATGACCATGCGCGGCCTGACGTCGTCGTACCTGATGCGCCGCATCTACGATTTCAAGGTCGGCGACAGCATTCTGCTGCACGCTGCCGCCGGTGGGGTCGGCCTGATCGTTTCACAGTGGGCCAAGCTGCTGGGCCTGACCGTGATCGGCACCGTATCCACCGAGGTCAAGGGCGAAATCGCCCGGGCCCATGGCTGCGACCATGTCATCAATTACAGCCATGAAGATGTCGCCCAGCGCGTTCGCGAACTGACGGACGGTGTCGGCGTCAACGTGGTATTCGACAGCGTCGGCAAGAACACTTTCATGGGTTCGCTGGATTCGCTCAAGCGCCGCGGCCTGATGGTCTGCGTCGGTACGGCTTCCGGCCCGATCCCGGCGTTCGACCCGGTGATGCTGGCGATGAAAGGCTCGCTGTTCCTGACTCGCCCGGCGCTGGCCGATTACATCGCCGACCCTGCGGAAAAAGCGGCCCTGGCCGGTGAATTGTTCGACCACGTCGGCAATGGCCGGATCAAGATCGAGATCAACCAGCACTACGCCTTGCAGGATGCCGTACAGGCCCACCGGGACCTGGAATCGCGCAAGACCACTGGCTCGTCGATTTTCGTCATTTAA
- a CDS encoding TauD/TfdA dioxygenase family protein, translating into MKVEQLTCNIGAELIGVNLADAIHDEGLFAEIRAQLLTHRVVFLRDQNISRAEHVAFARRFGELEDHPVAGSDPDHPGLVQIYKKPDQPMDRYENAWHTDATWREAPPMGCVLRCVECPPVGGDTMWANMVEAYANLPDDVKVKIADLRARHSIEASFGAAMPIEKRLALKALYPDAEHPVVRTHPETGEKVLFVNAFTTHFSNYHTPERVRFGQDANPGASELLRYLISQAYIPEYQVRWRWKPNSVAIWDNRSTQHYAVMDYPPCHRKMERAGIIGDKTY; encoded by the coding sequence ATGAAAGTCGAACAATTGACCTGCAACATCGGTGCGGAACTGATCGGCGTCAATCTTGCCGACGCGATCCATGACGAGGGGCTTTTTGCCGAGATTCGGGCCCAGTTGCTCACCCATCGAGTGGTGTTCCTGCGCGACCAGAACATCAGTCGCGCCGAGCACGTGGCGTTCGCCCGGCGCTTTGGCGAGCTGGAAGATCACCCGGTGGCCGGCAGTGATCCGGATCACCCCGGCCTGGTGCAGATCTACAAAAAGCCGGACCAGCCGATGGACCGCTACGAAAACGCCTGGCACACCGACGCCACCTGGCGCGAAGCGCCGCCCATGGGTTGCGTGCTGCGCTGCGTGGAGTGCCCGCCGGTCGGCGGTGACACCATGTGGGCGAACATGGTCGAGGCCTACGCCAACCTGCCCGATGACGTGAAGGTGAAGATTGCCGACCTGCGCGCCCGCCACAGCATCGAAGCGAGCTTCGGCGCGGCCATGCCGATCGAAAAACGCCTGGCGCTGAAGGCCCTGTATCCGGACGCCGAGCACCCGGTGGTGCGCACCCACCCGGAAACCGGGGAGAAGGTGCTGTTCGTCAACGCCTTCACCACCCATTTCAGCAACTACCACACCCCCGAGCGGGTGCGTTTCGGCCAGGACGCTAACCCTGGCGCGAGCGAGCTGCTGCGCTACCTGATCAGCCAGGCGTACATCCCCGAGTATCAAGTGCGCTGGCGCTGGAAGCCCAACAGCGTTGCCATCTGGGACAACCGCAGTACCCAGCATTACGCCGTCATGGATTACCCGCCGTGCCATCGCAAGATGGAGCGCGCCGGGATCATCGGCGACAAGACTTACTGA
- a CDS encoding 3-keto-5-aminohexanoate cleavage protein, which translates to MQFFDDSLHPENMEKVVITVAPYGPEWMPEDFPEDIPLTMDEQVQKAVECYEAGATVLHLHVRELDGKGSKRLSKFNELIAGVREAVPDMIIQVGGSISFAPESDGEAAKWLSDDTRHMLAELTPKPDQVTVAINTTQMNIMELLYPQYLEGTSLANPLFQAAYSEMTVPAGPAWVAEHLKRLMDNGIQPHFQLTGMHALETLERLVRRGVYMGPLNLTWIGIGGGFDGPNPFNFFNFIHRVPNGCTLTSESLLKNVLPFNTMSMAMGMHPRVGNEDTIIDHKGERFGSVAQIEQTVRIAHELGREIATGKEAREIYRIGVQYQSIEETLLANGMAPNRKAGQKGVPQRG; encoded by the coding sequence ATGCAATTCTTCGACGATTCCCTGCACCCCGAAAACATGGAAAAGGTCGTCATCACCGTGGCCCCCTACGGCCCGGAATGGATGCCGGAAGACTTTCCTGAAGACATACCGCTGACCATGGACGAGCAGGTGCAGAAAGCGGTCGAGTGCTACGAGGCCGGTGCCACGGTCCTGCACCTGCACGTGCGCGAACTCGATGGCAAGGGGTCCAAGCGCCTGTCCAAGTTCAACGAGCTGATCGCCGGTGTGCGCGAAGCCGTGCCGGACATGATCATCCAGGTCGGCGGCTCGATTTCCTTCGCCCCTGAAAGCGATGGCGAAGCGGCCAAGTGGCTGTCCGACGACACTCGCCACATGCTGGCCGAGCTGACGCCAAAACCGGATCAGGTCACGGTGGCGATCAACACCACCCAGATGAACATCATGGAGCTGCTGTATCCGCAATACCTGGAAGGCACCTCCCTGGCCAATCCGTTGTTCCAGGCCGCCTACAGCGAAATGACCGTGCCGGCCGGTCCAGCCTGGGTGGCCGAACACCTCAAGCGCCTGATGGACAACGGCATCCAGCCACACTTCCAGTTGACCGGCATGCATGCCCTGGAAACTCTCGAGCGCCTGGTGCGCAGAGGCGTGTACATGGGCCCGCTGAACCTGACCTGGATCGGCATCGGTGGCGGTTTCGACGGTCCGAATCCGTTCAACTTCTTCAACTTCATCCACCGTGTTCCGAACGGCTGCACCCTGACCTCCGAATCGCTGCTCAAGAACGTGCTGCCGTTCAACACCATGTCGATGGCCATGGGCATGCACCCGCGTGTGGGCAACGAAGACACTATCATTGATCACAAGGGCGAACGTTTCGGCTCGGTCGCACAGATCGAGCAGACCGTGCGCATCGCCCATGAACTGGGTCGCGAGATCGCCACCGGCAAAGAAGCCCGTGAGATCTATCGCATCGGTGTGCAATACCAGAGCATCGAAGAAACCCTGTTGGCCAACGGCATGGCCCCCAACCGCAAGGCCGGGCAAAAAGGTGTGCCGCAGCGCGGCTGA
- a CDS encoding MFS transporter, with protein MAFHPIAADDDDCSGVGVARKYAWIVFALTFGLLISDYMSRQVLNAVFPMLKGEWSLSDGQLGLLSGVVALMVGLLTFPLSLLADRFGRVKSLALMALLWSVATLGCALAQDYQQMFIARFMVGVGEAAYGSVGIAVVISVFPKHMRATLASAFMAGGMFGSVLGMALGGAIAAKLGWRWSFAGMALFGLLLAVLYPIIVKEARIAPRRMANMAAAKVKQPLRTLFSSRSVIATYVGSGLQLFVGGTVIVWMPSYLNRYYEMGTDKAGGMAAIIVLCSGAGMILCGMLSDRLCRQSPERKVALAIAYCLGSCLLLSAAFALPAGPGQLALICLGMLIAAGTTGPAGAMVANLTPYSLHGTAFATLTLANNMLGLAPGPFITGRVSDLIGLHAAFQWVPLVSLGAAAVFFYAKCHYHRDIARLQGQHVPDPVNAAGLEVKL; from the coding sequence ATGGCCTTTCATCCAATCGCTGCGGACGATGACGACTGCAGTGGCGTCGGCGTTGCGCGCAAATATGCCTGGATCGTCTTTGCACTGACGTTCGGCCTGTTGATTTCCGACTATATGTCGCGTCAGGTGCTGAACGCGGTGTTCCCGATGCTCAAGGGCGAGTGGTCCTTGAGCGATGGTCAGCTCGGCTTGCTCAGTGGCGTTGTCGCCCTGATGGTCGGCTTGCTGACGTTTCCCCTGTCGTTGCTGGCGGACCGCTTCGGCCGGGTCAAAAGCCTCGCCCTGATGGCGCTGTTGTGGAGTGTGGCCACTCTGGGTTGTGCCCTGGCCCAGGATTACCAGCAGATGTTCATTGCCCGGTTCATGGTCGGGGTCGGTGAAGCGGCTTACGGCAGTGTCGGTATCGCGGTGGTGATTTCCGTGTTTCCCAAACACATGCGGGCCACCCTGGCCAGCGCCTTCATGGCGGGTGGCATGTTCGGTTCCGTGTTGGGCATGGCGTTGGGCGGAGCCATCGCGGCCAAACTGGGCTGGCGCTGGTCGTTTGCCGGGATGGCGCTGTTTGGCCTGCTGTTGGCGGTGCTGTACCCGATCATCGTCAAGGAAGCCCGCATCGCACCGAGGCGCATGGCCAACATGGCTGCTGCCAAGGTCAAGCAACCGTTGCGTACGCTGTTTTCCAGCCGTTCGGTGATCGCGACCTACGTCGGCAGCGGCTTGCAGCTGTTCGTCGGCGGCACCGTGATCGTGTGGATGCCCAGTTACCTGAACCGCTACTACGAAATGGGCACGGACAAGGCCGGAGGCATGGCCGCCATCATCGTGCTGTGCAGCGGCGCCGGGATGATTCTGTGCGGCATGCTCAGTGATCGCCTGTGCCGGCAATCGCCGGAGCGCAAGGTGGCCCTGGCCATTGCCTATTGCCTGGGCAGTTGCCTGCTGTTGTCGGCGGCGTTCGCCCTGCCGGCGGGGCCCGGGCAACTGGCGCTGATCTGCCTGGGCATGTTGATTGCCGCTGGCACCACCGGTCCCGCCGGGGCGATGGTGGCCAACCTGACCCCGTATTCATTGCATGGCACAGCGTTCGCCACCCTGACCCTGGCCAACAACATGCTCGGCCTGGCGCCGGGGCCGTTCATCACCGGCAGGGTGTCCGACCTGATCGGCCTGCACGCGGCCTTCCAGTGGGTGCCTCTGGTCAGCCTCGGGGCAGCCGCGGTGTTCTTTTATGCCAAGTGTCATTACCACAGAGATATTGCCCGCCTTCAGGGTCAGCACGTGCCTGATCCTGTCAATGCAGCCGGGTTAGAGGTGAAGTTGTGA